Sequence from the Longimicrobiaceae bacterium genome:
CCGCCACCGGCGGGACGTCCTCCAGCAGCCAGAACGGCGCGACGCGCAGCCCGTCGGGCCCCCAGGTGAGGCGGTGGCCCGGGGGGACCCGGCGGATCCCGTGGAAGAGCGTGTTCTCCCCCAGCGCGTTGCCGTACCAGAGGTATTCGTGGAGCCCCTCCCAGTCCACCTCGCGCGGCGCGCCCCCGGCCAGGATCGCCTTGATCTCCGAGGCGAACGCGAGCGAGCCGCCCTCCGCGCGGTAGTAGAGCGGCTTGATCCCGAAGCGGTCGCGGGCCAGGTGCAGCTCCCCGTTGCGCCCGTCCCAGACCGCCAGCGCGAACATCCCGTCCAGGAGGGGGAGCGCGTCCAGCCCCCAGGCCAGGTACGCCGCGAGGACCACCTCCGTGTCCGACCGGCCGCGAAAGGCGGCGCCCTGCGACTCCAGCCGGGCCCGCAGCTCCCGGAAGTTGTAGACCTCGCCGTTGTAGACCAGGGTCACCTGTCCGTCCGGAGACGACATGGGCTGGTGGCCGGCCTCCGAGAGGTCGATGATGCTCAGACGCGTCTGCCCCAGGGCGACGCCCCCGCGGACCGCCACGCCGCGGTCGTCCGGCCCGCGGTGCGCGAGCCGGGAGGTCATCTCCAGGGCGAGCGGCTCGTCGGCCGCGCGGCCGGAGCGCTCAGCGACGCCGCAGATCCCGCACATAC
This genomic interval carries:
- the asnB gene encoding asparagine synthase (glutamine-hydrolyzing), which codes for MCGICGVAERSGRAADEPLALEMTSRLAHRGPDDRGVAVRGGVALGQTRLSIIDLSEAGHQPMSSPDGQVTLVYNGEVYNFRELRARLESQGAAFRGRSDTEVVLAAYLAWGLDALPLLDGMFALAVWDGRNGELHLARDRFGIKPLYYRAEGGSLAFASEIKAILAGGAPREVDWEGLHEYLWYGNALGENTLFHGIRRVPPGHRLTWGPDGLRVAPFWLLEDVPPVADDVETATAGVRERLEGAVRSHLVSDVPVGVFLSGGIDSSAITAFASRHHGGRLKTFSVGFDFDRGVNELPRARRVAQHFGTDHRELHVAGADIRGVVERLVRCHDEPFGDAANIPLYLLCEQLGGEVKVVLQGDGGDELFAGYRRYEILARERSWRA